The Candidatus Krumholzibacteriota bacterium DNA window CAGAAGGCTCCCGTCCTCCATGGCGACCGGTTCGGCCAGCTCGAGGCGGCTCCCCTGCTCTTCTTCTGTCGATATGCCCCTGAGGACAGGCTGCCGACTCGTCCAGGGAGACCACCACACCAGTCCGCCGGCTATCACCACCAGGGCAGCGGTCATCCAGACAGGCCTCGCGAAGAGAGCGCCCGCCACTGCCGCGAGAAATCCACGGTCCGGGGAAGACTCCTCCTCGATGAACCTGCCCGAAACGATATCTTCATCCAGGTCTTCACCGGAAGTCTCTACGGCATCGCCTTCCGACATAGCGCCCGAAGAGACGGGATTTATATTAGAACGGATAAAGGCGCCAAGACGCTCTTCGGCCCCGGCCGGATCAGATCCCTCGGCCGGTTCCGCTTTCATAAAAGCCTGGTAAGCTACCAGGATCGAAGCGCACCGGGGACACTCGCCGAGGTGGAGGCGCCTCGGATCGTCATCAGGCAGTTCCAGAACCGATGCTATCATTTCTATATCAACGCATTTTCCAGCCATTACTTCATCCCTCCTCCAGCACGGCCCTGAGTTTCCTCCGCGCTGTCTGCAGCATCCCCCTCGCCCCCGAACTGGTCTCTATGCCAAGAAGCTTCGTTATTTCATCTACAGGCAACCGCTCATAGCATCTAAGCCAGATCGCCTTCTTTTCCATCGGCTCGAGCGCCGTATTCAGGAGGCTGAGGACCCGCGCTTCTCCCTCGCGCTCCTCCAGCTCCCTGTCCGGCCCGGCAAACCTTCCGGGAAGGTGCTCTACATCGAGTCCCTCCCCGTCGCCCAGGAGATCGACTCGCCGAACCTCGTTAAGACACCGGTTCCTCGTGATCGAAAAGAGCCAGGAAGAAAACTTCGATTTTCCCGCGAAGGAATCGAGCCCTTCAATCGCGCGCAGAAAAACGTCCTGACTTAAATCCAGCGCCTTCTCGTGGTCGCTGACGTACCTGAAGCACCACAGGTAGACAGCCTTCTGGTATCTTCCCAGCAGTTCGGCCGTTGCATCACCTCCCCGGCCTTTGTCGCGGCCGGATCTGGCGAGACCGACCAGTTCAGAGTCAGTCAGTCCACCGTATTCTTCTTCATTAGACATCTCAGATTCAGTAAATCACATTTTCCCGTTAGATTTCATGATATTTTTTCGTTTTGCCGCCGCGATGGCGATCGCGAACCCCGCCACAAGAACCATTAAAAGAACGATATATTGTAAATACCTAATCACTCCCTTCTCTTCGAGATCGACAGTGATATTCCCGTTCCCGATGACTACAAAGCCTGCCCAGTAAAAAGGGGGCTCCGTCTTTTTTCTGCCGCGGACAGTCATTTGCGAGCGCTGAAGAGCTGCGGCGACAGTCTTTCCCTTTGCCAGTTCCTTGTAGAACTCTCTCATCAGATCGGCGGTCGCGGCATCATCGACAGGCCAGAGAGTCGCCACGACGGCAGAGGCGCCGGAGCTAATAAAAGCCGCCGGTAGGCCGAACATCCCTTCACCGACAGCGATCTTCCCCCTCGCCGATTCGCATCCGGAGAGGACCACGAGACGGGCCGGTATACTTCCACCGGCAATATCCCCCGCTCTGAGATATGTGTCAGGTTCGAATTCAAGCGTCGAAGTTTCGTTGTCATTTTCCGGTCCCAGGAGAAACCCCGAGTGCCAGATCTTCTCATCATCTATCTTCACGTGAGTCGCGATATGTATCACTTCTGTAGAATTATCCATATCGAAGAATTCTTTTTCCCCTCCATCGAAAATGTCGACACCGGCAATCCTGCCGCGCAGAAAGTCGACTTCCTCTTCGGCACCTTTCAATCTCGCTCCGCCTCCAGGAGCGACAGCAAGTATCCGGGCCGGGGTGTCAATTTTCTTGCCGGTGCCGGATCTCACCCTCAGCCACTTGAGCATCGTAGCTGAGGGGATCTGCTGGTTCTCCTTTGACTCGCAAAGCTGCCGCTCTTCGCTTTCGGGATCGCCTGGATCGGAAATAATGAGTGCGCCAAACGGAACAGAGCTGAAGTAATTATCGGGCGCGATCAGGAGGCGCCTGGCTCCTCGTACAAGATCACCGACCTGGCCCAGTATCAGGTCGCCGAACTGCCGGTTCATACCGGCA harbors:
- a CDS encoding sigma-70 family RNA polymerase sigma factor, giving the protein MSNEEEYGGLTDSELVGLARSGRDKGRGGDATAELLGRYQKAVYLWCFRYVSDHEKALDLSQDVFLRAIEGLDSFAGKSKFSSWLFSITRNRCLNEVRRVDLLGDGEGLDVEHLPGRFAGPDRELEEREGEARVLSLLNTALEPMEKKAIWLRCYERLPVDEITKLLGIETSSGARGMLQTARRKLRAVLEEG